Below is a window of Trueperaceae bacterium DNA.
CTTCTGCCTCATGCCGCGCGAGAAGGTCTCGGTGAGGTCGTGCCTGTTGCCCCAGAGACCCAGCCACTTCAGGAGCTCGGTGGCCCTGGCGATCGCCTCGTCGGCGGGCATGCCCCAGAGGCCGGCCACGAACTCCAGGTACTCGAGCGGGTCGAGCTTGCCGTAGAGGAGCGGCTCGTCGGGGAGGAACGCCAGCCGCCGCTTGGCCTCCTCGGGCTGGCGCAGCACGCTGACGCCCAGCACGTGGGCGTCGCCCGCGTCGGGCCGCAGCAGCCCGGCGACGATGCGCAGCGTCGTGGTCTTGCCGGCGCCGTTGGGCCCGAGCAGCGCGTAGAGCTCACCCCGGCGCACCTCGAGGGAGAGCCGGTCCACTGCCACCGTGCTCCCGAAGCGCTTCGTCAGCCCCGCGAGCCGCAGCGCCGGAGCGTCGTCGCCCCGCGGCTCCGTCGTGGGGGTGGGTGTGTACGGCTCGTTCATGGACCCCTCGGGGCAGTCTTACCAAAGTCCCGCGCCGGGCCTCGGCCGGACGAGGCTGTTACACTCGCCGACGCGAGACCGACGGGGCGGGAGCGGACGCGCGAGCGTCCGCGGACAGGGGTGCACCATGGAAGTGCCGGCCGAACTGAGCATCGTCTTCGAGTCCTTCGACCGCAACGCCCGGGTGACGCGCGCCCTGCTCGACACGCTGACGATGGAGGACCTGGCCTACAGCGACGGGGTGGGCGGCTACAACATAGGCCAGCACCTCGCCGACCTCGTGGACTTCCGACCGAGCTGGCTCAGCCGCGTCTCGCCCCAGCACGCGGCGCAGGTGCCCAACGTCATCGACGAGAAGTCGCCCACGTGGCTCGGCGTGAAGAGCATCGCCGAGCTGCAGGCCGCCTTCGACGCCGGCGACGCGGCCGTGCGGGCGGCCGTGCTGGAGGCGGTGAGGGAGGGGCGCGGCTTCCAGGGCGTGTACGAGACTCACCCGGCGCACCTCATCCAGCACACCATCGTCCACGACTCCCACCACCGCGGCCAGGTGCTGGCCCTGCTCAGGCAGGCGGGCCGTCCCGTCGAGACGCG
It encodes the following:
- a CDS encoding ABC transporter ATP-binding protein, with the translated sequence MNEPYTPTPTTEPRGDDAPALRLAGLTKRFGSTVAVDRLSLEVRRGELYALLGPNGAGKTTTLRIVAGLLRPDAGDAHVLGVSVLRQPEEAKRRLAFLPDEPLLYGKLDPLEYLEFVAGLWGMPADEAIARATELLKWLGLWGNRHDLTETFSRGMRQKLGLAGGLIHEPDLIILDEPLTGLDAAAAKAVKDLLVQYVRGGRTVILTTHIMEVAERLAERIGIIDRGRLVAEGTLEELRARVGDESGTLEAVLLELVEGP
- a CDS encoding DinB family protein, yielding MEVPAELSIVFESFDRNARVTRALLDTLTMEDLAYSDGVGGYNIGQHLADLVDFRPSWLSRVSPQHAAQVPNVIDEKSPTWLGVKSIAELQAAFDAGDAAVRAAVLEAVREGRGFQGVYETHPAHLIQHTIVHDSHHRGQVLALLRQAGRPVETRQKLESETWAIWRE